Proteins encoded within one genomic window of Bacteroides sedimenti:
- the nagB gene encoding glucosamine-6-phosphate deaminase encodes MRLIIQPDYQKISQWAANYVAAKINKACPTAEKPFVLGLPTGSSPLGMYKALIDLYKKGVVSFKNVVTFNMDEYVGLPKEHPESYHSFMWNNFFNHIDIVASNVNILNGNVADLDAECARYEAKIKECGGIDLFLGGIGPDGHIAFNEPGSSLTSRTRIKTLTTDTIIANSRFFENDVNKVPKTALTVGVGTVLSAKEVLIIVNGHNKARALYHAVEGSITQMWTISALQLHEKGIVVCDDAAADELKVGTYRYFKDIEADNLDPETLLK; translated from the coding sequence ATGAGACTAATCATTCAACCTGATTATCAGAAAATTTCTCAGTGGGCTGCAAATTATGTAGCAGCAAAAATCAACAAGGCTTGTCCTACTGCTGAAAAACCATTTGTGTTAGGCTTGCCTACAGGTTCTTCTCCTCTTGGAATGTACAAAGCATTGATCGATTTATATAAGAAAGGCGTTGTTTCTTTCAAGAACGTGGTAACTTTCAACATGGACGAGTATGTTGGACTTCCAAAAGAACACCCTGAAAGCTATCACTCATTTATGTGGAACAACTTCTTCAATCATATCGATATCGTTGCTTCCAATGTAAATATCCTGAACGGAAATGTAGCTGATCTGGATGCTGAATGTGCACGTTACGAAGCAAAGATCAAAGAATGCGGCGGTATCGACCTGTTCTTAGGTGGTATTGGCCCTGATGGACACATCGCATTCAACGAACCGGGTTCATCTCTTACTTCACGTACTCGTATCAAGACTTTGACAACAGATACAATCATTGCAAACTCTCGTTTCTTTGAAAACGACGTGAATAAAGTGCCTAAGACTGCATTGACAGTTGGTGTGGGAACAGTGCTTTCAGCAAAAGAAGTGCTGATTATTGTAAACGGTCACAACAAGGCTCGTGCATTGTATCACGCAGTTGAAGGTTCTATCACTCAGATGTGGACTATCAGCGCTCTTCAGCTTCACGAAAAGGGTATTGTTGTTTGTGACGATGCTGCTGCTGATGAACTGAAGGTGGGTACTTACCGTTACTTCAAGGATATCGAAGCTGATAACCTCGATCCTGAAACTTTGCTGAAGTAA
- a CDS encoding L-threonylcarbamoyladenylate synthase, with protein MLIKLYEKNNSPKDIEQIVQVLRDGGVVIYPTDTVYAIGCHALQVRAVENICRIKDIDPKKKSLSIICYDLSNISEYAKVENSIFKLMKRNLPGAFTFILMAGSRLPKIFKNRKEVGIRVPDNAIIREICRQLEAPILTTTIPWNEKEDIEYLTTPELIYEKFGSMVDLVIDGGIGGIEPSTIVDCTSGEAEITRQGKGILEEV; from the coding sequence ATGCTGATCAAATTATACGAAAAGAATAATAGCCCGAAGGATATTGAACAGATTGTTCAGGTACTTCGTGACGGAGGGGTGGTAATCTACCCCACCGACACGGTGTATGCCATCGGATGCCATGCCCTGCAGGTGCGCGCGGTTGAAAACATCTGCCGCATCAAAGATATCGACCCTAAGAAGAAGAGTCTCTCCATTATCTGCTACGACCTGAGCAATATCAGCGAATATGCCAAAGTGGAAAACTCCATCTTTAAACTCATGAAACGAAACCTGCCGGGAGCATTTACTTTCATTCTGATGGCTGGCAGCCGTCTTCCTAAGATTTTCAAAAACAGGAAAGAAGTAGGTATCCGTGTTCCCGACAATGCAATTATCCGGGAAATTTGCAGACAACTGGAAGCTCCTATATTAACAACCACCATTCCCTGGAATGAGAAAGAAGATATAGAATACCTCACTACCCCCGAACTGATTTACGAGAAGTTTGGCAGTATGGTAGACTTGGTAATTGACGGAGGCATAGGAGGCATTGAACCATCAACCATTGTAGACTGCACATCGGGCGAAGCAGAAATTACGCGTCAGGGAAAAGGAATCCTGGAAGAGGTGTGA